CCATGTCGATAAATGAATCTTTAGAGATCAAGTTGTTTTTTCCTTTGTATGTCATCTTCCCTTCGtgtttttcctttttgaaaaggaGGGTAACCATTGGCCTCCACAGCGATTGATGCACACAACCCTATGTATTTTTTCAAAGTTTAAAGATCCAAACATGTCATATAAGGATCACAGAAAGCTGGTAAAACCAGACGGCAATAAGACTACATAACCAATGATACTTCATTAATCCTATTAGTGCACTATCATCTAATCGGTGGAACATAGCCTATGGTAGTGTCTCTGGTGCCTGCACCAAGAGCCCAGGGACTACAACGCCTCCACACACAACGATAGCATCACACGTGGATCCAGTCGATAGACTTGAAAATAAAAGGACCCCAATAGCTAGGGGACGTCGGctgggtgggggcgggggcggggagGGGGGGCTTCCAGTGAACGATCTTTTCGCTGGGGATGGCTTGATCGATCGAACCAATTTGGTTCGCTCCCAGCCTATTTCCAAGCGACTTTGCCAGCGTGGCTCTAGGCCAAAAAAAGTGGCCAACCACAGGCCATTCATCAAAATCAGTGTAAAAACAGTGTTGGCACAGAAAAAACTAAGTCACAAATTTGCATATATTAAAAAAATACGTACATAGGGATTTACCATGCTTTAAAACATTACAAAAAAATAAGTTTAAAATTTGTCATGAGGCAAGTTCGAAAATTTATAATCTACCAtgtgttttttttttaaaaaatgccATGTACTTATAAATTCACGAATTGGCATGTTTTTTTTAAATGCCATTTTTTGCTAcctaggaaaaataaaaataaaagaaggaaCTAGGAACCAATCCCAAGTTTCCTAGGTGGAGGCTTCCCAGACTTGCTAGTCCGGTGAGCCTTCCGTTTAACTAAGATGTTGTTTGCGCAACTTTTGTTACGAGTGAACGAATGTACTTCTTCGACGTGGCAACACATAGCGCATCGTGATCCGTGATTCTGATCCAACAGTAGTTGATGCGTTCGCTGGAACTGATGAAAAATCTGATGTTCGCTAGTTATAATTTCTGAAATAAAATTAAAAATGTCTGGAAACTTCCGTTCAGTTAAAAATACCTTATGATTTATGAGCAATGCCAGATCGCCCAGACTAAATGCATACCACCACTCGGATTTAAGCCTTAAGCCTAGGCTGAATCCCCACCAACTACTTTTTGAACACCCGCTAACCGCCGTGGATTTTTGGCTCTGGGAGCATATGCTCCCTAAATAAACAGCAAAATTGAAATAAATAGTAAATGAATTTTAAAAATTCTGATATTTTTCATAGATATTCATGTTAGCAAGTGTGCTTGATAATTTTCATGCGATGCGGGATAGTAGTGCTTCGTTAGTGAAAAAAAATTAAGTGTAACATTGGGCATTTGACTTTTTTTTTGCACAAACCTAAATGTTTAAGTTTTTCGTCTGGAAATTTGCATGTAGCATTTGGGTGTGACAATGAACCCATATATTTCTTTGTTTTAAATGACATTTGTAAAATTCATTTTTGACATGCGGGAGCATATGCTCCCTATAGCCAATGTGGATTTCCGCTAACTTGTTTTCTTTGTGTTACAACTCACGGTCAGAACTTTGCAGTATATTGTACTAATTTGTAATGCACATCAGAAATTCAGAGTCAACCAGAATATCAGTTCAGTCTTTCTTTTTAGAACAAAGCCTCAAAGAGAGCCTGGCTTTGAATTAATGAAGCCATCAACTGGCCAGGAATTACATCGGCCCATACAACTGGAAAGAACAACAATGAACTGAAAACGGCAGATACAGGTGCTACAAAACAGCTTACAGGCACCGCAACAGAAAGCACAAGGAAATTCTACAGGTGTTTCAGAGGAAATTCTACAGGCACCACAACCAAAACAGCTTACAGTTCAGTCCGTTTTGCTTCAACTATGCAATGAAGCTGCAATTAGCAACTGATTCAGAGGAGCAAAAATTGTTTCCGTTCGTGTTGCAACTCACAAGTGCAATCAATTACCGAATTCGTAGAAATTACAGTAGGTGTTCCTTTATTACTGAATCACAATCACTCACTGGATGAGCAAGCGAAGCAGACTCAGCAGCGCCTGACGAAGTCGGCCACGACGGCGAGCTCCTTGGCGGCATCGTCGCAGTCGGGATTGAACAGGAAGTAGGTGTGACTCTCGCCCTTGGTCTCGTAGAACTCGAGCTCGCCGGCCCACCCGCACGCCTTGATCCCTTCCGCGTACGCGCGCGCCCTCTCCACGAACCAGCACAACTCCGCCGTGGTGACCAGCACGCGGCCGGACCCGAGCTGGCGCCACTCCTCCGGCGACGCCGCCGGGTTGATGTACGGGTGATCACGGCCGAACTTGTCACCACAGGCCACATCCCACACGCGCTCCACGTCGCCGGGGTAAAAGAAGGCGGCGTCCGGGGACTCGCCGCCCACCGGTTCAGTCCCCCAGAAGTAGGAATGCAAGAGCGCGACACCGCTGACCTTGTCGCCGTAGCCCTCGATGCCATCCTTCCGGAGCCTCATCGCCGTGTTGTGCGCCATGTTGGCGCCGGCACTATCGCCGGCGAGGACGACGCGGGAGGCGTCGCCGTGCGCGGCGAGCCAGGGCTCGGCGCCGTCCGGGCGGCACGCGGCGACGACCGCCTTGAGGGCCGCGAAGGCGTCGTCGTACGCGGCCGGGAGGGGGTGCTCCGGAGCGAGACGGTAGTCgacggagacgacgacggcgggcgccgcggcggcgagggaggcggcgtaCTTGTGGTAGATCGGTGAGGCCGCTGTGTGGACAACGAACGCGCCACCGTGGAAGTAGACGACAACGGGGAACTTCTTTCCAGGCTCCGCCGCGCCGGCGGCGGGGAGGTAGAGACGGGCGGAGACGTTGGCCGCCGGGTCAAGGACGACGTCCTTGGAGGCGACGCCGTTGGCGGGGTCACCGGAGGGGCAGGGAGGGACGGTCTCGGTGCCTTGCAAGCGCTCCACGCGGCCGCTCTTGTGGATGCGTATGAACCCGGGCATCTCGTACACGATCTCGGAGCCTGCGTCCATGACGGCGGACGGCGGGCGGCGGCCTTTGGCTTCGCGGCGTAGTGCAAGACGGCAAGCGGTGTAACGAGGAGAGAGCTGGCCAGGTTCTGTGATGGGTTATCGTAGCAGTTGCAAATCCATTATTGCGCGGACCTTTAAAATAAGGACAAGACCGCGGAAAACATGTTTTGAGAATTGAGATGGGTTGCGGCCGAATTGTTCCGTCTTCCGGAGTCTGTTTTGCCGCAGCCCGCACCAGCCCTTaaataaaaaaaaacaaatttgacaATTTGACAGTAATTCTGATAAACGGCTGCAAATTCGAACAATCAAATATAGTTTACGTGAAAAATTAACATAGTTTTTGTCCATGACCCAAAAGAATCTCATGCAAAAACCACCACcttcatgaccatcatcatcatcatcactctcCACCATCGCCACCGAAGCCACCgaagccaccaccacctccaggaccatcatcatcatcatcatcatcatcatcatcatcatcatcatcatcatcatcatcatcgtcactctccaccaccaccaccgaagcCACCACCTGTCGCCGCTTGCTTCCTTCTCTCCAAGATTCTCCTCCTTGCAATATCATGCCATTCTTTGGTGACGTCGTCCATGTCATTGCAGTTCATCGTCATGATCTTGTTCTCCTCTTGAAGAAGCTTGGCCAAGGCCTTGTTCTCCT
This region of Triticum aestivum cultivar Chinese Spring chromosome 2D, IWGSC CS RefSeq v2.1, whole genome shotgun sequence genomic DNA includes:
- the LOC123049700 gene encoding probable carboxylesterase 12 — its product is MDAGSEIVYEMPGFIRIHKSGRVERLQGTETVPPCPSGDPANGVASKDVVLDPAANVSARLYLPAAGAAEPGKKFPVVVYFHGGAFVVHTAASPIYHKYAASLAAAAPAVVVSVDYRLAPEHPLPAAYDDAFAALKAVVAACRPDGAEPWLAAHGDASRVVLAGDSAGANMAHNTAMRLRKDGIEGYGDKVSGVALLHSYFWGTEPVGGESPDAAFFYPGDVERVWDVACGDKFGRDHPYINPAASPEEWRQLGSGRVLVTTAELCWFVERARAYAEGIKACGWAGELEFYETKGESHTYFLFNPDCDDAAKELAVVADFVRRC